A single region of the Winslowiella toletana genome encodes:
- a CDS encoding amino acid ABC transporter substrate-binding protein: MKLRKLGLSLALAGLASGIAHAEEAKPQTADQAAVAQQQMTTLDKINKNGVIVVGHRESSVPFSYYDNQQKVVGYSQDYSNAIVEAVKKKLNKPDLQVKYLPITSQNRIPLLQNGTFDFECGSTTNNLERQKQAAFSDTIFVVGTRLLVKKGGEIKDFGDLKGKTVVVTSGTTSEILLNKLNDEKKMGMRIISAKDHGDSFRTLETGRAVAFMMDDALLAGERAKAKKQANWEIVGTPQSQEAYGCMLRKNDPEFKKLMDDTIAQAQTSGEAAKWFEKWFNNPIPPKNMNLDFALSDDMKALFKEPNDKALN, translated from the coding sequence ATGAAATTACGAAAACTGGGGCTTAGCCTTGCACTGGCTGGATTAGCCTCCGGTATCGCTCATGCCGAAGAAGCAAAACCGCAAACGGCAGATCAGGCCGCGGTTGCACAGCAGCAAATGACCACTCTCGATAAAATTAATAAAAACGGCGTTATCGTGGTCGGCCATCGCGAATCGTCGGTTCCTTTCTCGTATTACGACAACCAGCAAAAGGTGGTGGGTTATTCACAGGACTATTCCAACGCTATCGTTGAAGCGGTGAAGAAGAAGCTGAACAAACCTGACCTGCAGGTGAAGTATCTGCCTATCACCTCACAGAACCGCATTCCGTTGCTGCAAAATGGCACCTTTGACTTTGAGTGTGGTTCCACCACCAATAATCTTGAGCGCCAGAAACAAGCCGCCTTCTCAGACACCATCTTTGTCGTCGGCACTCGTCTGTTGGTGAAAAAAGGTGGCGAGATTAAAGACTTCGGCGATCTGAAAGGCAAAACCGTTGTTGTGACTTCCGGCACCACTTCCGAAATTCTGCTGAATAAGCTGAACGACGAGAAAAAAATGGGCATGCGCATTATCAGTGCGAAAGACCATGGTGACTCATTCCGTACGCTGGAAACCGGTCGCGCAGTGGCCTTTATGATGGATGACGCGCTGTTAGCTGGCGAACGCGCGAAAGCGAAAAAACAGGCTAACTGGGAGATCGTCGGTACGCCACAGTCGCAGGAAGCCTATGGCTGTATGCTGCGTAAAAACGATCCTGAGTTTAAGAAGCTGATGGATGACACCATCGCGCAGGCGCAGACCTCTGGTGAAGCGGCTAAATGGTTTGAGAAGTGGTTTAACAATCCCATTCCACCAAAAAACATGAACCTCGATTTCGCGCTGTCGGATGATATGAAAGCGCTGTTTAAAGAGCCGAATGATAAAGCACTGAACTAA
- a CDS encoding class I SAM-dependent methyltransferase produces the protein MSQNIYDNQAFFDGYAQLPRSQFGLEGAPEWAAIQAMLPDLTGKKVIDLGCGYGWFCRAARAAGAAEVTCVDLSEKMLARARELTHDSGIRYQTGDLGNLTLPSQAYDLVYSSLTLHYLPDLAPLLATIFQALQPGGWLVFTTEHPIYTCPVRQGWLTDGEGQRSWAVNNYQHEGQRISNWLADGVIKYHRTLGTTLNALMAAGFTLRCVNEWGPDAEQIASTPALAEEAERPMMVLISAQR, from the coding sequence ATGTCTCAAAATATTTACGACAATCAGGCGTTCTTCGATGGTTACGCTCAACTTCCCCGCTCGCAGTTCGGCCTGGAAGGCGCCCCCGAATGGGCCGCGATTCAGGCCATGCTGCCGGATCTGACCGGCAAAAAGGTTATTGACCTCGGTTGCGGCTACGGCTGGTTTTGTCGCGCTGCACGGGCTGCGGGTGCCGCCGAAGTGACCTGTGTCGATTTGTCTGAGAAAATGCTGGCGCGAGCACGCGAGCTGACTCACGATTCCGGCATTCGCTACCAGACTGGCGATCTCGGTAATCTCACCTTGCCCAGCCAGGCTTACGATCTGGTATACAGCTCACTGACGCTGCATTATCTGCCCGACCTTGCCCCGCTGCTGGCCACTATATTTCAAGCGCTGCAACCCGGAGGATGGCTGGTTTTCACCACCGAGCATCCCATCTACACCTGTCCAGTTCGACAGGGCTGGCTGACTGATGGAGAGGGCCAGCGGTCATGGGCGGTGAATAATTATCAACACGAAGGCCAGCGCATTAGCAACTGGCTGGCAGACGGGGTAATAAAATACCATCGCACCCTTGGCACCACCTTAAATGCGCTAATGGCTGCCGGTTTTACTCTTCGCTGTGTGAATGAATGGGGCCCGGATGCAGAGCAGATTGCCTCGACCCCGGCACTGGCTGAAGAGGCAGAGCGGCCGATGATGGTACTGATCTCCGCGCAACGATAA